CTGTGCGATGACGCCCCCCTTTGCAATGCACATAAATCGGTTGATTGGCAGGGTCGTTGGCAAGGCTCAGAAATTTTTGCACATCAGCATCATTGGGTGAATCACTGTCGCTCATCCCGATGCGGATAAATTTTAATCCGGCGGCTTCGGCTTTCTGTTGCGCCTCCTGGTCGCCTTTACGTTCCAGATTGATGATGGTTTTCACACCCATCGCTGCCAATGATTGGTAATCTTGGTCAGCCGGGCGAGCGCCGCGAAAATAGTTGTTATTGATTTGTCCGAAATTTTTGAGCTTGAGCGTTGGTTTGAACTCAACGGATTTAGGTAATGAAGTGGATTTATCATTTTGTGCAATGGCGCTCACGACCAGAGCCAAAACAGAAATCACAGTAATTGTCGATACCTTTACAGTTCTTCTAAACACGCGCATGAAACTTTTATCTCCCTTAGAATCTCTTATTTTTTCGGGGGTGACGCTCAAGTATGATAACTGTCTTTTGAAAATCGATGCAATAAAAATTTTTTGCGGCTGTTACAAAGGATGAATTTCTGCCGGATGACTGGACAGCTTTGGTTGTTCGCCGCGCAAACCTGAGGGTGCCGTTTGAGTGGCGAATTGTCCGCACCGCTCAAGCGCATTTTGCAGTTGGTCAATTTTTACGGGCTTATTGATGTAATCGTCCATCCCGGCGCGCAAACAAACCTCTTTATCATCTTCCATCGCATCGGCGGTCAAAGCAATGATGCGGGGCTGTTGTTCTTTCATCCATTGTTCGCGAATCTGTTTGGTGGCTTCCAAGCCATCCATCTCCGGCATATGCACATCCATCAACACCACATCATAGGGCTGGCGGCGCAAGGCTTCTATCACCTCTTTGCCGGTGCTGACGGCATCCGCCCGATAGCCTAATCTTTCCAGCATGCGGATGGCAACCTTTTGATTCACCATATTATCTTCGGCAAGCAGAATGCGCAGCGGAATTCTTTCACCCAGGGTGCGATCAATGGTTGGCGATTCGATGACTTTCGCTGTCCGGGTAAATTGTTTCGCAAGCGTATCGACTAAAATATCGTAGAGTTGTGAAGGTTTGATGGGTTTGGTTAACAGTGCGGAAAACAGTGTGTGACCGGCTTTGTCGGACTTTCGCGGGTAATAACCGGAAGACAGCAAGACCAGTGGAAATGTCTGCGAACTGAATTGCTTGCGAATTTCCCAAGCCAGCGTCTCGCCATCCATTTCAGGCATATGCATATCGAGAATAGCGAGGTCGAAAGTTGCGCCCGAAGCGAGCAACTGTAATGCCTCTTTTGCAGACGCAACCGCCGTGGGATTCATGCCCCAGGATTGCGATTGTTGCAGTAATATTTTGCGATTGGTGAAATTGTCATCTACGACCAACAACCGTTTGCCGTCAAGCTGCGCCAGCATTCCCGGCGGATGAATGTGACGATGGCGTCTGGCAGCTTCGGCTTTAATCGTAAAGTAAAACGTTGAACCCCTGCCGACCGCGCTTTCGACCCACATTCTGCCGCCCATGATTTCGCAGAGTCGTTTACTGATGGCAAGCCCCAACCCTGTACCGCCATATTGGCGCGTGGTTGAAGCATCCACCTGACTGAACGAACGGAATAACTTATCCATTTTATCGTGGGGAATGCCGATGCCTGTGTCTTTAATCATCACAATAATTTCATAACGGTTTTCGGCAGTTTTTTCGGCGGAAATGGTCGCCACAATTTCGCCTGAATGGGTAAATTTCACGGCGTTATTCAATAGATTGACGAAAATTTGTCTAAGTCTGGTGACATCGCCGATGATGGCTTCGGGAACTTGTGGTTCAAGCACATAGGCGAGGTCTAACTCTTTTTCCGCAGCTTTTTGACTAATCAGGTCGAAAGCCTCTTCAATGCAATCGCTCAAAAAGAAAGGTTGGTTTTCGAGTTCGAGTTGTCCCGCTTCGATTTTTGAAAAGCTGAGGATGTCGTTAATGACCGTCATTAAGGAATCGCCGCCCGTGCGGATGGTTTCAACAAATTCGCGTTGTTCACTGGTCAAGGGGGTATCCAGCAACAATCCGGTCATACCAATTACCGCATTCATTGGGGTGCGGATTTCGTGACTCATATTGGCAAGAAATTCGCTCTTGGCGCGGGTCGCGGCTTCGGCAGCCTCTTTGGCTTTCTGCATCTCTTCCTGAGCGTGGATGCGTTCGGCTACCTCTTTTTCAAGTTCAAAATTAATATCTATCAGTTGGACAGTGCGTTCCGACACCCGATATTCGAGATTGATATTGAGATTTTCAATTTCCGCATTTCGCCGGGAAATATCCCACATCTCGCTGACACTTTTTTTAATTGCAATAAACAGAAAAATATCTTCAAACAGCACCCATCCGGCGTGCTCCATCCAACGCCATTCATGGGTGCCGGTCACGCCGTAAACCGATTGCGGGAAATAATGACCGCGTAAAATATGGTCAAAAGCAATCACCATGGTTGCCGGAATCAACACCCGCCAGTCCCTGTAAAAAGATAAAAATGCCAGCGAACCGAAAATGTGGAAATGGGTTTCGATGCGTCCGCCTGAGATATATATGAGTAACGCCGCCATCAACATTTGGGTAATCGCAATGACATAGCGCGTCAATCCTTTGCCGGGTTGGAAAATTGCCAGCGCAATAGGCACGAGACTGAGCAGCCCGCCGCCAATCACTGCTGCCCAGATGCTCAGTTGAATCTGACCCAGCGCAGCTATCCAGGTTTTCGGCGAAATAAGGCAAGCGGCAATGATTGCCGCAACCCACTGAAGCGCCATCAATACAGCAAACATTCGATCCGTACGTTTGAATATTGCCTGCTGAGCTTCATTAAATATTTCAGTCGCTCGCGTAGTAATGGTGAGGTTATTTAAATGTTGTTCTATTGATCGCATGATTTCCCTTTTTACTTGGTTCGATAAAGCACAACCAAAACCCAGCGTCCTGTCGTATCCCGTTTTTTCATTGGTAATGAGCGAGACCCGCGCTTGATACCTGATAGGATTGCCAACCTTGCCACGCGAACCGGTAGGGCAAGCAGGCAATTCTGTAATCCAACAACCTGCGATTAGCCATTGAATTTTTCAAACGAGAATGTTGCAAAGGAAGCGTAAAGCCGGAGGGAATTAATTACAGTTCATCCTCTCACAAGGTTTTAGACTTAACAATAGTTTTAACAAATGGGGTGGAATGACTTCACTTTTATTTTTTCGCGACTTCCTGCGATGTGCTACCTTTGCTTGTCTGGCGTAAGGTTTATAGATGACCAGAGGAACTAAAATGGAAAATCAACAACCCCTTAAAGAACGCGCGCAAAATTTTTTCTCTAACTTGCAGGATGAAATTTGCCAGGCGCTTGAAAGTTTGGACGGCAAAGCCGGGTTTCGTGAAGACCTGTGGCAACGCGAAGGCGGCGGCGGTGGACGCACACGGGTACTGGAACAGGGCGCAGTATTTGAAAAAGCCGGAGTGAATTTTTCCGCCGTGCACGGCAATTTTCCCGAAGCCTTCGCGGCGACGATGCCGGTCGGCAGCGGGACGCAGTTTTTTGCCACCGGCATATCGTTGGTTTTGCATCCTTACAATCCATTCGCGCCGACGGTTCACGCAAACTTCCGTTACCTTGAACGAGGCTCTGGTGGCTGGTTTGGCGGCGGCGCGGATTTAACGCCCGCCTATCCTTACCGCGAAGACGTCATCCATTTTCACCAGACCTTGAAAGCTGCCTGCGACCCGTTTGACGCGACTTATTACCCGCGATTTAAAAAATGGTGCGACGATTATTTCACCATTAAATACCGTCAGGAGATGCGCGGCGTCGGCGGCATCTTTTTCGATTACCTGACGCCCGAACAGGAAAACCGCGACCGTGAATTTTTATTCGCCTTTCAACAAGCCGTGGGTCGCGCTTTTTTGCCCGCCTACTTGCCCATCGTCGAACGGCGCAAAGATGAAGCCTACAGCGAACGCGAACGCCACTTTCAACTGATTCGGCGCGGGCGTTATGTGGAGTTCAATCTGGTTTATGACCGGGGCACGAAATTCGGACTGGAGACCGGCGGGCGCATCGAATCGATTTTAATGTCGCTTCCGGCAGAAGCGCGCTGGGTTTACGATTACCAACCCGAACCCGCGAGCCGCGAAGCCGAAGCCTTAAAATATTTTCAACCGCACGATTGGCTGACCACCTGACCTTTAAAGGGTTTTAACTGCAATCTAAGAAAAACAACGGAACAAACGAAAAAATAAAATCCGGTTTCCGTTTGTTCCGTCATTTCAAGCAACTTTAAGTTGTTGTTAGATTGCTTGCGAAGGGCGACACACGTCATTTGCCCTGACTTGGGGTTTTGCGATTTTTTTCATCATTGGCGCGTTTGATGATGTATGCCTGAATCCATTTGATTTGCTCGATGCTTAATTCATCCCGGTAATCGGGCATGCCTCGCGTCGCCAAACCGTTTTGCACAATGCCGACGAATGATTGATGACGCGATTTGCTGAGATAACGCAAATCGCGAATCGCGCCGCCGCCGACTGCCGCAAGCCCGTGACAGAAAACGCAATAGGTGTGATAGAGGTCGCGCCCTTTTTGCACCGCTTCTACGGAAGCGGTCGCCGCCGGAATATCGGGCATCGGCTCTTCATCGGCAAGCGGCGGAAGCGTGGCTTTGCCGCCAACCTTAAACACCAACACACGCGCAATCGAACGGGTCTTCGCGGCTCTGGCTATGTCGCCGCCTACGAGTCCCAACGCCCCGCCCCATCCCACGGAAATCGCCAGGTATTGTTCGCCATCAACCATATAGGTCATAGGCGGGGCAATCACGCCGGTTTGCGCCGCCGCTTGCCACAACGCTTCGCCCTTGTCCGCCGAATAAGCGACAACGCGACCATCAGCAGTGCCGGTGAAGACGAGATTCCCGGCGGTCGTCAGCACGCCGCCGTTCCAGGGGTTGTCGAAATCAACCTTCCAAACCTCTTTCTGTTTTACAGGGTCCCAGGCGGAAAGCTTGCCACTGGTCGAAGCTAAAATCGCGCTCACCGAAAAACCGTCTTCGGGAATGCCCAGCGCAATCAATCCCAACCCGTTATTGAAACCGCGTTTGCGCGCTTTGAAATTCGGGTCGTTGACATAAACGAACGGCACTTCCTGCGCCGGGATGTAAACCAATCCGGTCTGCGGGCTGTAAGCCATCGGTTGCCAGTTGTGCCCACCGTAAGGACTCGGAAACGTCAGTTGCGGTTGCTTTACATAATCGGCGCTATCTGAAAGAATCGGACGACCGGTAGTCTTATCAATGCCTGTCGCCCAGGTTACTTTCACATACGCTTCGGCAGATATGAGTTTGCCGGTGGCGCGGTCAAGCACGTAAAAGAAACCGTTTTTCGGCGCTTGCATCAACACTTTTCGAGTCGCGCCATTGATATTCAAATCGGCAAGAATCAGGTGTTGAGTTGCGGTGTAATCCCATTTGTCGCCCGGCGTGGTTTGATAATGCCAGACGTATTCGCCGGTATCTGCATTCAATGCGACGATGGATGAAAGGAATAAATTATCGCCACCTTCGGGGCTGCGATAATGTTGATTCCAGGGTGCGCCGTTGCCAACACCTATGTAGAGCAGATTCAAATCCGGGTCATAAGCCATCGAATCCCAAACCGTGCCGCCGCCGCCATATTCCCAATACTTGTTGCCCGTCCAGGTTTTCGCAGCCATCTCCAGGGTCTTCGATTCGTAAGATTTTTTCGGGTCGCCCGGCACTGTGAAAAATCGCCAAGCCTGTTTTCCGGTCTTCGCGTCGTAAGCCGTCACATAACCGCGCACGCCGAATTCCGCGCCGCCGTTGCCGATAAAGATTTTGCCGTGGGCGATGCGTGGCGCGCCGGTGATGGTGTATTTGCGCGAACGGTCAATCACCGTATCAACTTTCCAAGCGACTTTGCCGGTTGCGGCATCAAGCGCGACCAGGTAACCGTCAAGGGTTGCGACATAAACTTTACCTTCGAGCACCGCGACGCCGCGATTGACCGCATCACAACAAGCGCGTTCGGCATAATCGCGCGCCACTTGCGGGTCGTATTTCCACAGCAGTTTCCCGCTTTTGGCATCGAGCGCATAAACGAAGCTATACGCGCCGGTGGTGTACATCACGCCGTCAACGACAATCGGTGTGGCTTCCGTGCCGCGGTCAACATCGAGTTTAAAAGCCCAGGCGAGATTGAGGTCTTTGACATTTTTATCGTTGATTTGTTTGAGCGGGCTGAAACGTTGTTCGTTAAATGTCCGTCCGTGCGCCAGCCAGTTGCCCTCTTCGCCAGCGCCTTTTTCGGCGGCAAGAATGCGTTTTTCGCTGTTTGCCCCTTTGCGCGATTTCGCCGTCACGGGTCTGGTTTTTTGGGTGACCGCAAACACCGATTGCAGGTCAAGGTTTTGCCCAACAATCCAGACAGACATTAATGTCAATGCGACAAATCTTTTGAGACTGAGATGGCTCATCATCGGTTTACCCTTCTTTCGCCTGGTCTTTTCGAGGAATTTTATTGAAAGCGCGGTCATTCTAGCACTCGCATTTTCACCGCTCAACTACGTCGTAATAAAAATCTGAATCCTTTTCAATTTTCGTACTTGACTTTGTGCGAACAAACAAAATACTCTCGCACATGGAAAAGCTCTCGTTTCCTTCAATCTCATTTTCAAATTAAGGAGTCATTGCCTGATGAGTACAAGAATGTACACGCTCCCTGTCGAGCAGACGCAGTGGCAAGTTGAGACCAACGGTGTTGAAACGGTCTTCAACTGGGAATATGACGAAGGTCGTGACCGTTTGCTCAACCTTTACGAAAAAGGCAAAACCAGACAGTGGAATGCCAATGAACGAATCGATTGGTCGCACGAAATTGATTTGGAAAATCCGCTGGGATTTCCTGATTATTTCGTTTCGATTTATGGTTCGCCGACCTGGAACAAACTTGATGACAAAGGCAAAGCCGAAGTCCGTCATCATCTGGAAGCCTGGCGCTTCTCGCAATTCTTGCATGGCGAACAGGGCGCGTTGATTTGCACAGCAAAAATTGTGCAGACGGTTCCCGACATTGACGCGAAATTTTATGCGGCGACGCAAGTGATTGATGAAGCCCGTCACGTTGAAGTCTATTCGCGTTTCCTGCGCGAAAAAATTCAACTGGCGTATCCCATCAATGTGCATTTGAAAACCCTCATCGAACAAGGCATCACCGACACGCGCTGGGATTTCACTTATCTTGCCATGCAGGTCATCATCGAAGGCTTGGCGCTTGCCGCCTTCGGCACGATTCGCGACCTGGCAACCGACCCGCTCGGCAAAGCGATTAACGCTTACGTGATGGAAGACGAAGCGCGTCACGTCGCCTTCGGACGCCTGGCGCTCAGAGATTATTATCCGCAACTCACCGAAAAAGAACGCGACGAGCGCGAAGAGTTCGCTGTCGAAGCCTGTTATTTGATGCGCGATAGATTTTTGGGCGAAGAAATCTGGCAACGACTCGGATTTGATTTGCAAGAGTTGATGAACTTTTTGGAAAACGCCGAAATCATGTTGCAATTTCGCAAGCGTCTGTTTACGCGCATCGTGCCGACGATTAAAGACATTGGGCTTTGGGGACCGCGCATTAAAAAAGCCTTCGTCGATATGGGCATCATCGAGTTTGCCGAAGTCGATGTCGAAAAGCTCTCCACCGAAGATGAAAACGTCGCCGCCGAATTAGACCGTTTGCGCCGCGACGCTTATGTAAATGCTGTGGTTGGCGAAGGCGCTTCGCAAGGAGATTGATGGCAGCGGGCAGTAAGCAGTAGGCAGTAGGCAGCAGTGGCAAATCAGGCTAATGACTGTTTATTGCCTATTCTGTTTTTAGGAGAAATGTGCTGAAGAAAATATTAATTGCTCTGGTTATGGTTATCATTGTTGGCTTGCTGGTGCTGTTTTTCGTGGTGCCTGCGCGGGTTGACAAAAGCATGAATGTGACGCTCAATCCGCCACCTTATCCGGCTTCGGAGCGCGCCCAGGAACTCCATAAAAAATTGCTTGTCGCCGACCTGCACGCCGATTCGCTGCTCTGGAATCGCGATTTACTGGAACGCGCTACTTATGGGCATGTAGATGTGCCGCGCCTCATCGAAGGCAATGTCGCCATTCAAGCTTTTACTATCGTCACCAAAACCCCGCGCAATATGAATATCGAAGCCAATGACGATTCGACCGATAACATCACCTTGCTGGCGATTGCCCAGCGTTGGCCCTTTGCGGCAATCAACAGTTTGACGGCGCGCGCGCTCTATCAATCCAAACGCCTGCATGATTTCGCCGCCCGTTCCAACGGCAAATTCACCATCATTAAGACCGCGAATGATTTGCATAACTACCTCGAACGTCGAAAAAACGATGCAGCAATCACCGCAGGCTATCTCGGCATCGAAGGCGCGCACGCTCTGGATGGCGATTTGAATAACCTTGATAAGCTCTTTGACGCAGGCATACGCATGATGGCTCCGACCCATTTTTTCGATAACGACATAGCCGGTTCCGCGCACGGCGTCAAAAAAGAAGGACTCACCGAAAAAGGCAAAGAGATGATTCGCCGCCTGGAAGCCAAACACATGATTGTTGACATCGCCCACGCTTCGCCGCGCACGATTGACGATGTGCTGGCAATGGCGACGCGCCCGGTGTTTGTTTCGCACACCGGGGTTAAAGGCACTTGCGACAACACACGCAATCTGAGCGACGACCAGTTGAAAGCGATTGCCAAAACCGGCGGCGTGGTCGGCATCGGTTATTGGGACA
The nucleotide sequence above comes from Acidobacteriota bacterium. Encoded proteins:
- a CDS encoding ferritin-like domain-containing protein, producing MSTRMYTLPVEQTQWQVETNGVETVFNWEYDEGRDRLLNLYEKGKTRQWNANERIDWSHEIDLENPLGFPDYFVSIYGSPTWNKLDDKGKAEVRHHLEAWRFSQFLHGEQGALICTAKIVQTVPDIDAKFYAATQVIDEARHVEVYSRFLREKIQLAYPINVHLKTLIEQGITDTRWDFTYLAMQVIIEGLALAAFGTIRDLATDPLGKAINAYVMEDEARHVAFGRLALRDYYPQLTEKERDEREEFAVEACYLMRDRFLGEEIWQRLGFDLQELMNFLENAEIMLQFRKRLFTRIVPTIKDIGLWGPRIKKAFVDMGIIEFAEVDVEKLSTEDENVAAELDRLRRDAYVNAVVGEGASQGD
- a CDS encoding response regulator, producing the protein MRSIEQHLNNLTITTRATEIFNEAQQAIFKRTDRMFAVLMALQWVAAIIAACLISPKTWIAALGQIQLSIWAAVIGGGLLSLVPIALAIFQPGKGLTRYVIAITQMLMAALLIYISGGRIETHFHIFGSLAFLSFYRDWRVLIPATMVIAFDHILRGHYFPQSVYGVTGTHEWRWMEHAGWVLFEDIFLFIAIKKSVSEMWDISRRNAEIENLNINLEYRVSERTVQLIDINFELEKEVAERIHAQEEMQKAKEAAEAATRAKSEFLANMSHEIRTPMNAVIGMTGLLLDTPLTSEQREFVETIRTGGDSLMTVINDILSFSKIEAGQLELENQPFFLSDCIEEAFDLISQKAAEKELDLAYVLEPQVPEAIIGDVTRLRQIFVNLLNNAVKFTHSGEIVATISAEKTAENRYEIIVMIKDTGIGIPHDKMDKLFRSFSQVDASTTRQYGGTGLGLAISKRLCEIMGGRMWVESAVGRGSTFYFTIKAEAARRHRHIHPPGMLAQLDGKRLLVVDDNFTNRKILLQQSQSWGMNPTAVASAKEALQLLASGATFDLAILDMHMPEMDGETLAWEIRKQFSSQTFPLVLLSSGYYPRKSDKAGHTLFSALLTKPIKPSQLYDILVDTLAKQFTRTAKVIESPTIDRTLGERIPLRILLAEDNMVNQKVAIRMLERLGYRADAVSTGKEVIEALRRQPYDVVLMDVHMPEMDGLEATKQIREQWMKEQQPRIIALTADAMEDDKEVCLRAGMDDYINKPVKIDQLQNALERCGQFATQTAPSGLRGEQPKLSSHPAEIHPL
- the hemF gene encoding oxygen-dependent coproporphyrinogen oxidase, with translation MENQQPLKERAQNFFSNLQDEICQALESLDGKAGFREDLWQREGGGGGRTRVLEQGAVFEKAGVNFSAVHGNFPEAFAATMPVGSGTQFFATGISLVLHPYNPFAPTVHANFRYLERGSGGWFGGGADLTPAYPYREDVIHFHQTLKAACDPFDATYYPRFKKWCDDYFTIKYRQEMRGVGGIFFDYLTPEQENRDREFLFAFQQAVGRAFLPAYLPIVERRKDEAYSERERHFQLIRRGRYVEFNLVYDRGTKFGLETGGRIESILMSLPAEARWVYDYQPEPASREAEALKYFQPHDWLTT
- a CDS encoding dual specificity protein phosphatase family protein, with translation MISVLALVVSAIAQNDKSTSLPKSVEFKPTLKLKNFGQINNNYFRGARPADQDYQSLAAMGVKTIINLERKGDQEAQQKAEAAGLKFIRIGMSDSDSPNDADVQKFLSLANDPANQPIYVHCKGGRHRTGLVTAVYRIEHDGWTADQAYEEMKQFDFGYGFGHGDLKDYVYNYYSHKEQQNAVGHSATTGNPK
- a CDS encoding PQQ-dependent dehydrogenase, methanol/ethanol family — its product is MSVWIVGQNLDLQSVFAVTQKTRPVTAKSRKGANSEKRILAAEKGAGEEGNWLAHGRTFNEQRFSPLKQINDKNVKDLNLAWAFKLDVDRGTEATPIVVDGVMYTTGAYSFVYALDAKSGKLLWKYDPQVARDYAERACCDAVNRGVAVLEGKVYVATLDGYLVALDAATGKVAWKVDTVIDRSRKYTITGAPRIAHGKIFIGNGGAEFGVRGYVTAYDAKTGKQAWRFFTVPGDPKKSYESKTLEMAAKTWTGNKYWEYGGGGTVWDSMAYDPDLNLLYIGVGNGAPWNQHYRSPEGGDNLFLSSIVALNADTGEYVWHYQTTPGDKWDYTATQHLILADLNINGATRKVLMQAPKNGFFYVLDRATGKLISAEAYVKVTWATGIDKTTGRPILSDSADYVKQPQLTFPSPYGGHNWQPMAYSPQTGLVYIPAQEVPFVYVNDPNFKARKRGFNNGLGLIALGIPEDGFSVSAILASTSGKLSAWDPVKQKEVWKVDFDNPWNGGVLTTAGNLVFTGTADGRVVAYSADKGEALWQAAAQTGVIAPPMTYMVDGEQYLAISVGWGGALGLVGGDIARAAKTRSIARVLVFKVGGKATLPPLADEEPMPDIPAATASVEAVQKGRDLYHTYCVFCHGLAAVGGGAIRDLRYLSKSRHQSFVGIVQNGLATRGMPDYRDELSIEQIKWIQAYIIKRANDEKNRKTPSQGK
- a CDS encoding dipeptidase, encoding MKKILIALVMVIIVGLLVLFFVVPARVDKSMNVTLNPPPYPASERAQELHKKLLVADLHADSLLWNRDLLERATYGHVDVPRLIEGNVAIQAFTIVTKTPRNMNIEANDDSTDNITLLAIAQRWPFAAINSLTARALYQSKRLHDFAARSNGKFTIIKTANDLHNYLERRKNDAAITAGYLGIEGAHALDGDLNNLDKLFDAGIRMMAPTHFFDNDIAGSAHGVKKEGLTEKGKEMIRRLEAKHMIVDIAHASPRTIDDVLAMATRPVFVSHTGVKGTCDNTRNLSDDQLKAIAKTGGVVGIGYWDTATCGNDAKAIARAIRYTANLIGVDHIALGSDYDGAIPAPFDTTGLVQITDALLQEGFNEEEIGKIMGGNVIRLLKELLPQ